In Verrucomicrobiota bacterium, the genomic window GTCTGTGCCGGCGTGGATCTCGTAGGTGACGCCTGGCTCGCTGTTCCACGTGAGAGCCACTTCGGTTGGGCCGGTCCTGGCGATGGTGAGCGTGATCGGCTCGCCGCCGAGCCAGCGGTTGACGACGGCGTTGATCCACGAGTTGTAGCCCTGCGAGGCCGCGTTGCGCTGCATGCCGACGAAGATGTCGGCGGCATGGTAGTGCTGGCGGGCGGAGGGATGGGAGTCGCCTTCCATGTCGCGCGCCTCGCCGACGGCACGATCGGGGTTGGAGGGGATGTTGTCGGGCGCGGCCGGGTCGGTGAGCGGTTGCGCACCCATGCCGTACTGGACGAAGAGGTGGGGCGCTTCCCAGTCGTTGAAGTCGTCGGGCATGGTCCAGCCTTCGCCCGGGAACCACGCGTACGCGGCATCGCAGGTGGCGTCGTCGGCCGTGTAGGCCATCGAGTTGTAGTAGTCGAAGCAGGCGACATTGATGCGCCCGTTCTTGTCGCGGTAGTCCTCGAAGGTGTCGGTACCCGTCGGGTCATACTCGTGCAGCCAGTCCTCGCGGAACCACCGGGCGAGCTCGCGGCAGGCGGCGCGTTGCCCTTCGGTCATGTCGGTCAGCGGCGGCGCCTGCACGGCGATGAAGAGCACGCCGGGGCGCTCGTGGAATATGTTCAGCATGCCACGGTAGGCGACCTTGAGCTGGGCGAGCGACGCGCTGGCGCCGGAGGTCCAGTAGCCGCCGCTGTTGGCGACGCCAGGCGTGGCGGGCCAGTAGGTGTAGGCGTAGGCGGCATTGACGGTCTCGACCGAGTCGAGGTAGGCGAAGCTCGTGGAGGTGTGGCCGCTGTCGGACCACGGGGTGCCGCCGATGACGCGGCCTTCGGCGTCGTACTGGGTGTCGAAGGCGTAGAGGGCTGAGCCGGGGTAGCAGGGCTTGAACATGACGATGTCGAGCTGTTCGGGCGCGGTCATCGTCTCGCCGAGCTGGCGCGTGTAGTTGTAGCAGGTCAGCATGAAGTTCCCTGGAGCGATCTCGTTCTCGGGGAGTTGCGGCTTGTGGTACGGGTAGTTCTTGCCGTCGGCGCCCTCGACGCCCATCTCCATGCGGAACCGTTTGTACCAGTGCTGGTAGTTCGTGTAATCGTTCTGGCCGCCGTAGCCGTAGTCGCTGACGAGATACGAACGCGTGGGCGTGCCATCATTGTCCCACGTGATCGTCTGCAGCCCGGCTCGAAGGCCGTTGCTGAGCCACCCGCTGCCGGTCGAGTGGTGCCAGAAGTGGAAGCGAAGCGTGCGCCTCGGCGGGTCGAAGTCCCAATCGCCGGCAGGTTGACCGGCGGATGCATGCGTCCAAGGGCAGAACGCGGTGACACACAGCGTGATTGCGGCCAGAAGCAGCTTGCCCATAGCCCGTCTCCCAATGACAGGGTTGTCCGTCGTCGTTGGATGCCGATGCACGGAAGCGTTCGGCTTCCGAGGGGCCGGGCCAGTGAGGCTGGCGAGCGTAGAAGACAGCAGTATAATGGCTATAAATCAGCCGACGGCCATGCCCTCGTCCGTGGAGATAGCACTGGAATCGCAGGGCGACAAGGGGTGATCTTCTTGAATGGATGAAGTAGAAGAGACCACAGGGGCATGGGGGCTTCGGCAGAGAAGTGAGCAGGAGACGGACGTGAGCGGAACGAGGGAGGATAAGCCAGGAAGGAGGGAGACGGCGCAGGGCACGGGGGACGGAGGAGCACCGGATGTCTCTCTGCGGTCTCCGTGGTCTTTGTGGTGGGCGTTCTCGTTCATGCCCATTCCCCGTGTTTCCCGTGCGCCCCGTGGTTTGAATCTCCTGTGAGACGAGAGGATTGGCCATGTTGACGGTTCATGTTTCCGTGCACGTGAAGGCGGAGTGTGTCGAGGCGTTCAAGGCGGCGTCGCTGGAGAATGCGCGGAACAGCCGACGCGAGCCGGGTGTGGCGCGGTTCGACCTGTTGCAGCAGCAGGATGATCCGGCGCGATTCGTGTTCATCGAGGCGTACCGCACGGCCGAGGCGCCCGCGCGTCACAAGGCGACGGCCCACTACCAGGCGTGGCGCGACGCGGTGGCGGACATGATGGCGGAGCCGCGGTCGAGCACGAAGTACGAGGAACTGCTGCCAGCGGAATAGGAGTCTCACGCAAGAGGGCGACGGCCTGGGAGGCCGTCGTTGGGGAGAAGCAGAGGTTCTTCACTCATCAGGGACGTGAGGCCCGTACGACCCAGATCGGCGGGTAGCAGTCGGCAGGTAGAGCCTGGAAGCTCCGTCAGGAGCGCTTGGCAGTAGCCACGGGCGATAGCCCGTGGACCGGCGTGTCACGCGACGTTCCGAGCCCCTTGAGGGGCGATTGAGCTCCAAACCCTCGACGAGGAATCTCAATCGCCCCTCAAGGAGCTCGGGGCGTTCCTCGTTGCGTTCGGCCCCACGGGTTCGCACCCGTGGCTACTCCCAGCCGCCCCGCCAAGGCGGGGCTTGCCCTCCTCCGTGCGTCACACCCATCGGGTGAAGGGCCTCTCCACGAGGAAGGCCCGTTATCCGAAAAGCCGGGTGCGAAGTCCCACGTGCACGGCGGGCTGGAAGTGGTGTATGCTCGCGGTTCGGACGCGGGGCGGTGCGGCGAGGAAGGAATGACGCGGCGGGCGAGATCTGAAGACGGGCTCGCCGGCGAGACATGGCACGGAGAAGCGTGTGGCGAACAAGGTTTTCGTTATAGGGCTCGACGGCGCGACGTGGGACCTTATCGAGCCCTGGGCACGTGAGGGCAAGCTGCCGACGTTCAAGCGGCTGATGGACGAGGGCGCGTGGGGCACGCTGTGGTGCCCGACGCCGCCGATCTCGCCGCAGAGCTGGGCGTCGTTCGCCACGGGCAAGAACCCAGGCAAGCACGGGTTCATCGATTTCGTCGAGATGACGCCGCACTCCTACACGACGCGGTTCATCAACGCGCGGATGCGGGCGGGCAAGTCGCTGTGGCGGCTGTTGAGCGATCTGGACCGGAGCGTGGGTGTGATCAATGTGCCGATCACCTACCCGCCCGAGCCGGTGAACGGCTTTCTCGTGGCAGGTTATCTCTCGCCGGGCAAGTCGAGCCCCTTTGTCTATCCGGCCGAGCTGCGCAAGGAGCTCCTCGCGGCGGTGCCGCACTACATGATCGAGTGCGCCGACATCGAGGTGCCGAGGCTGTCGCGGCGCGATCCGCGTACGGCGTACATCGAGCGCGTGCTTGCCATGATGGAGGGACGGCGCGCGGCGACGCGCTGGCTCTACGAGCGGTTCCGGCCCGACCTGTTCATGGCAACGTTCACGGCGTTCGACCGGATCTGCCACTACTTTTGGAAGTACATGGACCCGGCGGTGCGCGGCCGTTTCTCCGACGAGGAGATCGCGCGATATGGAGATGCGATCTTCCGGGTGCACGTGCGGCAGGACGAGATCATCGCCGAGCTGCTCGAGATGATCGAGCCGGGCACGACCGTGTTCGTCATGAGCGATCATGGCTTCGGGCCATCGTACAAACGGCTCAACCTGCAGCGGTGGCTCGTCGAGCAGGACTTCCTGACGCTCAAGCGGACGAGGCCGGGGCCGTTCGGGCGGCTGGTCAATGCGGTCATCTCCGCGTCGGTGCGTTTCACCCCGCTGCAGTTCCGGCACTTCATCAAGCAGAAGCTGCCGTGGCTGGCGACGCGGGCGATGTCGCGCGTGTACTTCCAGGGCATCGACTGGAGCCGGACGCGCGTGTACGCCGTGGGCGAGATCCGCAGTCTCTTCATCAACCTCAAGGGGCGTCAGCCGCAGGGCATCGTCGAGCCGAGCGAGTACGAGGCGCTGCGCGACGAGGTGATCGCCAAGCTCATGGCCCTGCGCGAGCCGGAGACGGGCGACCCGGTTGTCGACAAGGTGTGGCGGCGCGAGGAGCTCTACTCGGGCGAGTTCGTCTGGAAGATGCCCGACCTGCTGGTCGACTGGCACGATTACGGCTACTCGTTCATCCCCGACTTCGACGAGGGACCGCTCGTTTCTTCGATCCTGGATTCGGCCAGCCTGCAATGGGATCGCAACGGCTTCCACCGGCCGAACGGCGTGTTCCTCGCCTGGGGCAAGGACATCCGGCGCGGCGCACGCGTCGAGGGGGTTGTGATGGATGTCACGGCCACGGTGCTCTACGAGATGGGATTCCCCGTCCCGGGCGATATGGACGGCCGGGTGCTCACGGGCGCGTACACGCCCGAGCGGATCGAGTCGGACCCGCCGCGCACGAGCGACATGGATACGAGCGCGCAGGCCGATTCGACGGACGTCTACAGCGAGGAAGACGCGCGGCAGGTGAGCAAGCGGCTCAAGGAGCTGGGATACCTCGAATGACGGACGGGTCCAGAACGCCGACGCGGCAATCGCGGTTTGTGTGGCGCATTGTTGCCGGATTGCTCGTCGCAGCGGGGCTGTTCACGCTGCTGTTGTGGCGCGTGGACCTGCGCGGGCTCCGCGCGGCGCTGTCGGACATCACGATATGGCACGTGATCGCCGCTTTGGTGAGCCGGGCACTCGTGGTTGTGTTTCGCTCCCTGCGTTGGCGACGGCTCGGCGTGGTGCATGGGCGCGCCACAGCGCTCGATTGCCTCTCCGCCAGTGCCAGCGGCATGCTCATCGGGCTCGCCTTCCCCGGCCTGAACGAGTTCACGCGGGCCTACTTGGTCAAGCGCCGCGCACGGGTGTCCCTCGGCTCGGTGCTCGGCGTGCTTATGGCGGAGCGGGTGCTCGACCTGCTGTTGATGCTCGGCATCATCTTCGCCGTGCTGCTGTTCATCCCGGGAGTGGCGGGGGGAGTGGTCTCGACCGTCGTCCTCGTCGCCGCCGGCGCCGTGCTGCTCGGGCTGCTCGCCGTGCCGGTCATAATCGGCAAGCGATCCGTCCGCTGGATCGAGCGCGTCGTTTCCCTCGTGTCGCCGCGATGGGGGCAACGTGCGGCGGGTTTCGTCGAGAGTTTCGGCGACGGCTTGCGGCGTCTGCGCGAGTTACGCGGCGGGTCAATCGCCGAGATCGCCGTGCTGTCGGTGCTCATGTGGACGGCTAACGCCGTGACCGCCGCGATTGTCTTCCACGGCCTTGGGAATGCGGCGCCCGTCGGGTTTGGCGTGGCGCTGTTCACCGTGGCCATGATCGCCTTCGGCATGTTCGTGCCCGTCACGCCGGCGGGACTCGGTCAGTTCCACGCGATGGTGGTGATCGCCCTCGGCGTGTTCGGGGTCGGACGCGAGGCGGGGATGAGCGTCGCTCTCGTGCTCCACGGCGTCCTGCTGGCGGTGACGATCCTGCTTGGGGTGCCGTTCGTCTACCGTGAGCATGTCGGAATCGCGCGCCTCGAGCGGGTGCGCGAGGCAACCGATGACCGGCTCCCAGCGGATTCAGGTACGCCGGCGGTGGACTGAATGCTCGCGGAAGTAGCGCGCGGGGAAGAGCACCTCGTGTAGAAAGCCCACCGGCCACGCCATAAGCAAGATGAGGAAGGCGAACACCGCGTTGAGCGCGGCTACGAACGAACGGGTTCCGATCCACGCGGCCACGAAGAGCCCCACCAGCCCCACCACCGCGGCACCGGCAAAGGCAAGAAGCGCTTTCGGAGTCCAGACAGCCAAGATGGCGACGAGCACGACGGCGAGCGGCATCCACGCGGCCATCGCCCAGTGCCAGAACCCGAGCATCTCGCGCGAGATCTTGCCGCACTGGCAGCGCGTGACACCGAAGCGGTAGATCTGGCGCGCGAGGCGCTTCGGCGTCGGGCGCTTGTAGTGCCAGACGCGGAACTCGGGGACCTGGAGCAGGCGCCAGCCGTTCTTGCGGATGCGCCAGTTCATCTCGACGTCTTCGGAAGCGACCAGGCCCGTCGCCAGGGGCATCACCTGCTCGATCACCTCGCGCCGGCAAATGCAGTTGCCTCCAGGCATGTCGCGAACCTCGCGCGCGCGCGTGATTGTGTCAGCCTGGCACGAGGCGCCGCCGGCCACGGCAAGTGAGAAGGCCCATGCCGCGCCCCGGCCGAACCGGGTCTCGTTCGGCGGCACGAGCGTCGGGCCGGAGACGGCCCCGACGGTGGGATCGTCGAAGTACTTGAGCGCGTCACGAATCCAGCCTCGGTCAACAACGCAATCGGCGTCGCTGAAGGCGACGAACTCGCCTTTCGAATGCTCGAAGCCGACGTGGCGGCCGTCGGCAACGTAGAGGCCCGGGTTCTCGACCACGATCGCGCCGAGCGACTCGGCGATCTCGCGGGTGCGGTCGCCCGACATGCCGTCCGCGATGATGATCTCGAGGCGGTCTTTCGGATAGTCGAGGCGATGGAGGGCCTCGATGCACGTTCGGATGTTGGACTCCTCGTTGCGCGCGGGGATGACGACAGAGACAAACGGCAGTTGGCCCGGGGCACTCATGCGCCACCCGTCCCCCCCGGTGGGTCGCGATACGCCGTGCGGTCCAACTCGCGCAGGCGCAGTGTGCGCACGATGCGCTGGAGCATGCCGAGCGCCCAGGACCAGACGCCCATGAGAACGAAGAACGCGCCGGTGACCGGGAAGACCCACGGCACCTTGACGTGGCCCTCAACGAGAAGCTGGTGGAACGTCCGCCAGTTGACGGCGAGGCCGATCACGACGAGCACCGGCCCGGCGACGATCAGCGCGCGGTGCGAGAGCACGGCGCGCACGAACCGCTCGATGGCGCGCGCCCGCCGGCGCCGCACTTCGGCGTTTACGAGCTCGGCGATTTGGTCGGCCACCAAGCCGACGGTCATCATCGTCAGGCTCGCCAGCACGAGCACGACGACGGCGATGAGCCGGTAGACCATCCAGTCGGGCACGTTGCGGTACATCACGTAATACTGCAGTGGGCGGATGAACAGGATCGCCGCGACGCCGAGCGCGAACGCCGCAACGTAGAAGAAGAACCGCAGCGGCCGGTAGCTCAGGATGATGTCCACGATGACTTCGAGGAAGCGCAGGCCGTCGCGGATGACGCTCAACTTCGACTTGCCGACGCGCTCCTTGTAGCTGATCGGCACCTCGATGAGCTTGAGCGAGTCCACCGAAACGGCGCGTGCCGTCATTGCCGGCGTGAAGTGCAGCCCATCGGGCAGCGGGTACAATCTCTGCAGCGACGCCTTGCGGATCACGCGCATGCCGCTCGCGCTGTCGGTGATCTTGGCGCTCGTGAGCGCGTTGATGAGCATGGTGTAGATGCGGTTGCCGAGGCGGCGGATGCGCGGCATCTCGCTCTCGGGCCCGAGGCGCGAGCCGAGCGCGACATCGGCCTTCTGCTTCACAAGCTCGTTGACGAGCGGGATGAAGTACGCCGGATCGCACGTGCCGTCGGCGTCGAGGAACGAGACCAGCGTGCCGTGCGCCTCGTCGAAGCCACGTTTGAGCGCCGCGCCGTAGCCCTGGTTCTTGTCGTAGCTGATGAGGCGCACCACCTCGTAGCGGCGCGCGATCTCAGCCGTGCGGTCGCGGCTGCCATCGTTGACGACCACGATCTCGACCTCGCTCACCGGCGTCTCGGCCATGATGCGCTCGCGCTCGGCCAAGCAGCGCTCGATGATCGAAGCGATCGCCTTCTCCTCGTTGTAGGCGGGGATCACGATCGTCAGTGTCTGGTGCTCGTCGCTCATCACGCCAATTCTAGCTCGATGCGCTTCCACGTCAACGCGTTTCGGCG contains:
- a CDS encoding antibiotic biosynthesis monooxygenase, which codes for MLTVHVSVHVKAECVEAFKAASLENARNSRREPGVARFDLLQQQDDPARFVFIEAYRTAEAPARHKATAHYQAWRDAVADMMAEPRSSTKYEELLPAE
- a CDS encoding alkaline phosphatase family protein; amino-acid sequence: MANKVFVIGLDGATWDLIEPWAREGKLPTFKRLMDEGAWGTLWCPTPPISPQSWASFATGKNPGKHGFIDFVEMTPHSYTTRFINARMRAGKSLWRLLSDLDRSVGVINVPITYPPEPVNGFLVAGYLSPGKSSPFVYPAELRKELLAAVPHYMIECADIEVPRLSRRDPRTAYIERVLAMMEGRRAATRWLYERFRPDLFMATFTAFDRICHYFWKYMDPAVRGRFSDEEIARYGDAIFRVHVRQDEIIAELLEMIEPGTTVFVMSDHGFGPSYKRLNLQRWLVEQDFLTLKRTRPGPFGRLVNAVISASVRFTPLQFRHFIKQKLPWLATRAMSRVYFQGIDWSRTRVYAVGEIRSLFINLKGRQPQGIVEPSEYEALRDEVIAKLMALREPETGDPVVDKVWRREELYSGEFVWKMPDLLVDWHDYGYSFIPDFDEGPLVSSILDSASLQWDRNGFHRPNGVFLAWGKDIRRGARVEGVVMDVTATVLYEMGFPVPGDMDGRVLTGAYTPERIESDPPRTSDMDTSAQADSTDVYSEEDARQVSKRLKELGYLE
- a CDS encoding flippase-like domain-containing protein; protein product: MTDGSRTPTRQSRFVWRIVAGLLVAAGLFTLLLWRVDLRGLRAALSDITIWHVIAALVSRALVVVFRSLRWRRLGVVHGRATALDCLSASASGMLIGLAFPGLNEFTRAYLVKRRARVSLGSVLGVLMAERVLDLLLMLGIIFAVLLFIPGVAGGVVSTVVLVAAGAVLLGLLAVPVIIGKRSVRWIERVVSLVSPRWGQRAAGFVESFGDGLRRLRELRGGSIAEIAVLSVLMWTANAVTAAIVFHGLGNAAPVGFGVALFTVAMIAFGMFVPVTPAGLGQFHAMVVIALGVFGVGREAGMSVALVLHGVLLAVTILLGVPFVYREHVGIARLERVREATDDRLPADSGTPAVD
- a CDS encoding glycosyltransferase gives rise to the protein MSAPGQLPFVSVVIPARNEESNIRTCIEALHRLDYPKDRLEIIIADGMSGDRTREIAESLGAIVVENPGLYVADGRHVGFEHSKGEFVAFSDADCVVDRGWIRDALKYFDDPTVGAVSGPTLVPPNETRFGRGAAWAFSLAVAGGASCQADTITRAREVRDMPGGNCICRREVIEQVMPLATGLVASEDVEMNWRIRKNGWRLLQVPEFRVWHYKRPTPKRLARQIYRFGVTRCQCGKISREMLGFWHWAMAAWMPLAVVLVAILAVWTPKALLAFAGAAVVGLVGLFVAAWIGTRSFVAALNAVFAFLILLMAWPVGFLHEVLFPARYFREHSVHRRRT
- a CDS encoding glycosyltransferase family 2 protein, which codes for MSDEHQTLTIVIPAYNEEKAIASIIERCLAERERIMAETPVSEVEIVVVNDGSRDRTAEIARRYEVVRLISYDKNQGYGAALKRGFDEAHGTLVSFLDADGTCDPAYFIPLVNELVKQKADVALGSRLGPESEMPRIRRLGNRIYTMLINALTSAKITDSASGMRVIRKASLQRLYPLPDGLHFTPAMTARAVSVDSLKLIEVPISYKERVGKSKLSVIRDGLRFLEVIVDIILSYRPLRFFFYVAAFALGVAAILFIRPLQYYVMYRNVPDWMVYRLIAVVVLVLASLTMMTVGLVADQIAELVNAEVRRRRARAIERFVRAVLSHRALIVAGPVLVVIGLAVNWRTFHQLLVEGHVKVPWVFPVTGAFFVLMGVWSWALGMLQRIVRTLRLRELDRTAYRDPPGGTGGA